In Hydractinia symbiolongicarpus strain clone_291-10 chromosome 4, HSymV2.1, whole genome shotgun sequence, the following proteins share a genomic window:
- the LOC130641321 gene encoding neuralized-like protein 4 translates to MQKDDSSMVFHLNCGKNVCLSNNRQVAERTGDSFDHGVTFSSRPLHVKNSEIFQLRIEAKEDKWAGSLRFGVTTYCPDGLEMGKLRALTDFIGNKENTKKFWIWSGHTIHHYQKETKINLNLHSLSVNDVVGLQVRPNGELHFYHDNKRLLKIQTGVPADQDLYVVFDVYGSTKRVSYAVKGGKLKELCRRKILEIVEFEQIDKLLLPKTLISFLKENYHLMRVPGKRKRDEEDEMGPDKKRLR, encoded by the exons ATGCAAAAAGATGACTCTTCAATGGTATTTCATTTAAACTGCGGAAAAAATGTATGTTTATCTAACAACAGGCAAGTAGCTGAAAGAACTGGAGATAGCTTTGATCATGGTGTTACTTTTAGTTCACGACCTTTGCATGTAAAAAACTCTGAAATATTTCAGTTAAGAATTGAAGCTAAAGAGGATAAATGGGCAGGCTCACTG CGTTTTGGAGTTACAACGTACTGTCCCGATGGCCTGGAAATGGGTAAACTCCGTGCATTGACTGATTTCATCGGAAATAAagagaatacaaaaaaattttggatTTGGTCAGGTCATACTATACATCATTATCAAAAAGAGACcaagataaatttaaatttgcatTCACTATCTGTAAATGATGTTGTTG GTCTGCAAGTTCGACCTAATGGTGAATTGCATTTTTACCATGATAACAAACGTCTTTTGAAGATACAAACTGGTGTGCCGGCCGATCAAGATTTATACGTTGTCTTTGACGTTTACGGATCAACCAAACGTGTTTCGTATGCTGTGAAAG GTGGAAAACTGAAAGAGTTGTGCAGaagaaaaatattagaaattGTCGAATTTGAACAAATTGACAAATTGCTGTTACCGAAAACATTGATATCCTTCCTGAAGGAAAATTATCATTTAATGCGCGTCCCAGGGAAGAGAAAAAGAGATGAAGAAGATGAAATGGGACCCGATAAGAAGAGGTTAAGATAG